tgtccttCTACCTGAAGGATTATATTATATAAAAAGcgatgtgattttttttttaaatatacacatTATGTATTTCTACTCCACTGTGATACCATATGGTATTTATTCCAGGTTGAAGTTACATATAAGGGTAAAATAAGTGTTAAAGCACCAGTTCCTGGAAAGAACTTTATGTAAAAGGAAGTAATTTCTTGTGtgttaacaaaaaaattatggGTAAGTAGCTATAGATTAGGAAAGAGGCATTACACTGACTGGTTGTTTCTGTATGAAGGTGACTAGTGGGAAACATAGTAAAGGGAAGTGTTATTCTTCTAGCCTTGTACATAAGAGTTCACGATCAAGTTGAAGGACTGCACTTAACACACTAAGTGAGAAACCTTAAAACACTGTCAAGCACCCAATGGGGCATTCAGCAAAAattcaaacattaaaatgttcTATGGAGAAATTACAAGGACAGAATACTCTTAAAACTAGTAGAATAAATGTTCACTAGTAAAGTTATTTGTAGCTGAAGGTAAGATAATGTGTTTTCTTGTAAGTGTACAATGAATAGCAGCTGTAATGAACAATTGCCTGCTCTGGCACAGAAAAATAGGTAAGGCTTCTGCAACAGAtacaatatgaaaaataatgatttatgCAATGTCACTATGTGATTCTAAGAGGTAGACTTACCTGACTCATTCTGCTTACAATACTTAGCAAAGGGGGAAAGCccacctgaaaaaaatcaaggtggAAAATGCAAAGACATTATCATCAACATTTTTGTTCTAGTTCAGAACATACTAACATGATGCTTAGACATTTTGTAGTGATCTGAAAGTCTGTTCTCAAGTTTGAAATCTTAAATTGattgaagattttattttttttaagataaggTCAAGTCAAATTTGGTGTcaaaaaacattgcttttactgttatttgttgaagtttgggttttttttcaaaatgatgcAGTGGAAGGCATGTTTGTAGGATAGCATGTAGGAGGAGAGGAACCACAAATCACCATTCAACAAAACATGAAAGCAGACTATGCAAAAAGCTTTCCATTTAGTTCAGTGAGCAACTAGGCAGTGTGCTTTCACTGAAAATGGATGAGGGCATGACTTAAGGGTTAGACTTGTTCTCCACTTCACTGAGTTTCCatttaaaagggaagaaaaatgggaCTTTCTGGGCTCACCAGAGAGCCTAATTTTTATTTAGCAGAAAGTGGTAATAAACACTATGATTGTTTCTGGCAGTTATTCTTGAAAATAGCAGCTGAAAATCAGATAGAAGTCCTATACTCACCTTTAAGTAATCAATGCCTAGATTTTCATTATCAGATAGTGCATCTATTTCTGAGTATGCTCTTTCACCCAGGCAAAACTTCTTCCAGCCTTCTTCATCCTCTGATTTTGgctgaagtaaataaaaataaatgaaaactatGAAAGGTTGCTATCTTGAAGACAGTGAAGAAAAGACTTGGTGATATTCACAAGTTGTTGCATTAAACTTTAAAGCAAGATTAACCATGGATTTAATGACTGGACAAAAACCCAGCACTGTTATGGATTTTACTCACCATAGTAACATTGCTGTCCAAATGTTGTGACCGCCAGTGATTTCTGTGCTTGTTCAGGCTCTGAGTTATTAAAACAAAGCCAAATTACAGTTTAACTTTGCAGTTATTTTATCCTAGTCATAActgttcttcattatttttaaatgtataaaaagGTATATGTTATGATGTTCTATAAATCAGTAACTGGCTAAACATTTCCCGTGCCTCTTAGTACAATTGTAACTAAGTTGCTCATGCTGGGTTTTTGGAAGTAACGTTAAAGCTGAAGGAATTTTAAGTCTACTACACAAAGCTTTAAGTTGAAGTAGTGAGCTTTAATAGTCTTCTAGTCTTTCCTTGGTATAAcaagtttaagaaaataatatttggttTAGTCTGAAAGCACACAGCCAATATCCTGTTTCCAGTCTGTACCTGTATCAGATGTCCACAGAACTGTTAGAAAGCAGACAGGTGGGTGTTCCTAGTGTATTTCTTCTACCTGACAGGGATGCCATGTTAAGACAAACTTGCCTGCTTGACAGTTTCCTGGACAGAGGTGTAAATGTTTTGTAACAGAAGCAATTTTCCCCAAATCCAACTGTTATTGTAGCAAATAAAGTGACCACTAAAGATGCTGTAAGTAACAGTAGTTGATGCATAGTGTCTGAACAAGTGACTTCtgatgctctttttttctcttaaatatttttaggatGTTCTCATACTTAAGAGTGTTAATTCTAGCAAAGATGAGGGGACAATTGATTTCTGTATAAAAGAAATACCTGTACAGTGAATATACCGTTAGATGTCAGTTTCTTTAGTTCTACTGAAACCTAACATTATGCCTCAAATACAGTATGCAATGTGATACCTTGTAGAAATAGGGGCTAGCTCAGTTAATATTTGCAATGTAGATGCAGTAAATACAGATCGCCACCTTCACTGATTTACCTCCTGTAAAAAACAGGGTAAATGAGCTCATGCAATGTCCAGTGCTACAGCACCTTCAGTGCAATTGCTTATACTTCAGTTACTTGAGGAATTCCATTTTTACCTGACGAATGGCTGAGAAATTGGccacttgctgctgctgccacttgAGTGTTGGAGCATATCCTTCAGGAGCAGGCTGACACCCAGAAATCTAAGAAAACACTGGCAATAATTATAATGTAAGGAAAGCTATATAAGAAGAATCCTTAAGAACAAGAGAATCAGTAAATGTTTACTATCAGGTAAACAATATcctttaaatattcatttaagaAAGGTAACTTCACGACCACATCCAATACTGACTTAACTATTGGTTTAGAAAAAGTTTATTCTGCTTGACTCTCCTCATATGCaaataagaaggaaaactaagTGTTCAATACACATTGTCAAAGAATTATTTAAGGTGGTCTTTTTAGCAATTGTCCTGCCTTAATTTCCCTGTTTATAAAAAGCAGgatgctgttttcttctcttggaCACATGCTTTCAATCTTAGGTGTTCTGCTTGCCAAGATAATAAGTTGAGGAAGACAGAAGGCTGCAAAAATATCTTTTAGGAAATCATCTCTGACAGTTAAGTAGATATAACCTCTTTAAAGATTAGCATGAaagacttattaaaaaaaaaaaagaaaaaaagaatctttcTGCAAATGCTTAAGAATGCCACTACAAAGAGATGAGACAAATGTAGAGAATGTTTGCAGAAGTTACATGGTCATATGTCAGTACGAGAAATTTTTCTTGAGCAATCTAGTAGTGAAATTTCAGATTACAGAATTTTCACTAGACCGAGGCAAACTTGATCTCTTGAACTATTTGAAAGTAGATTAAAAACCAGGCTAGCAGGGCAATGTAACAACAGAGAAATCTGCTTGGACAGTAAGGAAAAATTCcaccaaaaaggaaagaagtggTGCTAGAATTTCATCTGATTTTAGCAAAGGTTAGCTGCACTTACTACCCTTACTCtggatatatatataaacctaAATATGAGTATGGAGATATCTTACTTACGAAGTTTATGCAGGTTTTATGATTAAGTAGCTGTAAAATTTAATGCAACATTTTACTTCCTCAGACAGTAAAATAGTCTGCTATGTATCAAATAGTATGGATATTCTAAATTTAAATCAGTTATAAAGACTGCTGTTAGCTAGCAGTTAAATAGCTGTTTCGTCAAACCCAGATCTTCAATTCTgtacatgcttttaaaatccaGCAGTGCTATCGTTCAGTTATGCCAACCACTCCCCAAATTAGCACTAACATTATATTAACAATATATGAACCAACAATATATTAACATATTttcccttaattttttttctctcaaaacaaaacatgtaaaAGCTCTCAAActtactgaaatatttactgTCTGCTTCTTCCTCAATTTTTTGGGGTCTATTTGTGCCACAACCACATCTGGGCATCGAGCTGCTTCAATcctacaaaacaaaatccagtggctccatcttttcctttttgtaacaGGTGGTTATATGCAGGATGTCTCTGAAATACTGCACCGGTGTAAATCTTCAAGTATGTAAAACACTGGCTACACGGGCAGTTCTTCACAGAAGGTTTGACTTGAGAGTTACAGATCAACTATTCTCACTTTCTACTCGACTGCTCTGGCTTCCTCGAAGCTTTCGTGCTTCCCTACCTGCCTGAAGTGCAGCTCCGCTTCCCGCAGCGAGACCTGCGGAGGCCTGGGCTGCAGGTACGGGCAGCCAAGAGCTGCACCTCCATCCTTCTGGGGAAcagcgcagccccggcccgcaGCGCTGCTGACCGCTGCGCGGCACCGAGCCCGCCGCGGCACAGGCGGCAGCGGCCATCGCTACACGGgcctggagaagcagcagcctggcacAACGCGGCTGTCGTACGGGAGCGCCGGGGACACAGCTCTCCCGGCTGCGGCTGGCAGGTTACCGGCAGCTTTCAGCACGACACAGCCGCCCTCCCGCACCCCGCACGAAGCTCGGCCCGGGCAGCACCGGCGGCCGCGCCGCTCTCACCCAGCTGGGCCCCTCCGCCCCGCCACTCACTGGACGCGCTTCAGATACTCCTGGGGCGTCCTGGGAGGTACCGTGGGGTCGAAGTCCTCAGACAAGTCACAGTCATCCACAGGCAGCAGCCGCGGCATCAGTTCCTCCATTCCCGGCTCCATGGCCCCGGCGCAACCGCTACGGCCGCCCGCgctccgccccgctccgctccaCCCCACGGGCGGCGGAGGCCGCCTGGCCCCGCGCTGCTGGGGCCGCGGCGCTGGCGCGCTGGGAGGCAGCGCGGGCCGCGGGCAGCTCTCGCGAgagcggcggcgcggagcggagcggggccgtGCCGCGGGGCTCTCAGCCCGACGGGCGCGTCCCGGGGCACGAGGGCTCAGTGCCTCAAGGGACGCGTCCTGGGAGCGGTGCCGTGATAAATGCCCCGGCGCCTCCCGTCTCCTCTCGGCCCTCGTGCCCCCGTAAGGCTGCGTGGGTGCTGCGCTCTGGCTCGGGGGCGGTCCCGTGCGCGCCGTGTGCTCGGGGCTGCGGCACCGGGAAGCGCCGAGCGCCGCGCTGCTCCGGAGGTTTTAGCTGCTCTGAAAACCCCAGGAGGGGAATAAAAAGATATTTGACCAAAGAGTAGTGCAGAAAGTGGTTGTGACAGTTTGCTGCCCATCAAACTAGGCCTATTTCTGTGGTGAATCAGTGTAAACCTTTAATAACCATTTTTATTAGGCCCTATATGATCATTCTAATATACAGTAGCTTCTGCAAGTGGTTCTTTAAAACTCACCCATTAGCGTTTTCTGTTCTACCTGTGGAGATCCAGTAATACTACCACTTGTCCATTTCATGCGGTGCTTTGAGATCTATGGTTGAAATCAGTCACATAAAAATTGCTATAAATTTAAACAGTCATAACTTGCGAAGGGTCATTGCCTCAGTTCTTATTTTGTTGCTGTATGGGTTTATCTAAATACTATTCTGTGGGAGGACCCACATGCCAAATTAAAAGCAGGGCAGCATTAGCAGAAAGGGAGCTGCTTTTCAGTGAAGATAAAAAGCAGAAGGGTAATGCTGTAATCATTTACATTGTGTATTATGAAATTCCTGTTACGCAAAGTGtcaatttgtattatttttcctattagTTCTGCTGCATGCAAAGTCAGTTTAGTGCTACCCAGAGCCAATGTAGTACCTCAGAGCAGCTCTAAATACTTCTTacataagttaaaaaaaagtcgtcttttttttttttttttccctgcaaggcTGTATTTTAGCAGTTCTGAACAAACATTTACCCTAACTCCTCCTTTCcactggcttttgtttgttttaaggtgTTTCCACAACCACCTACGTGTAACAGGGAGTTTTAATTCTGAAACCGGATCCAACGTCCTAATTGAGTGTGCAACAATTGCAGCCACCACTAGAAATAAAACCTGTGTAGCTGGAACGACAGTGATATCTCTGGAAAGGCTGACCAATGGTCAAGACAAAAACTTTGGTGAGTCCAGCTGTAAAAAGTTCTCTTCTAATACTTTGGTAGTATTCAGaacttatttttcctatttgttgTGAAGTCAGGAACTATGAACAGAAAGAGAATCCACAGATAGAAATACGCCTTAAGTATACTTTCAATCTTTAGATTACTTTTTCTGGAACTTTctatttatacttttaaaatgaagtaacatatttttaattattacagGTAGTCTTCCACAGATAATAAAATTGTTCCTAACAAGTTTTACCAACAATGGTGATGCAGTGGCTAGCAAATACAACTcagtggaggaagaggaaaaagaaactggaaatgaattttctttctcctcagctGCCTAGGCATTACGGAAGAGTACTTTTCCAAAGAAAGGGTGAGTTGCCATCACTGGATATGTCTGctgactaaaaaaaaagtctaacaCATAAACTAAAAATTCGACATTAAGAAAAACGAAATGCTTTCACTGTACATTCTAATACTGGGagat
Above is a window of Caloenas nicobarica isolate bCalNic1 chromosome 5, bCalNic1.hap1, whole genome shotgun sequence DNA encoding:
- the GEMIN2 gene encoding gem-associated protein 2 isoform X2, whose protein sequence is MEPGMEELMPRLLPVDDCDLSEDFDPTVPPRTPQEYLKRVQIEAARCPDVVVAQIDPKKLRKKQTVNISISGCQPAPEGYAPTLKWQQQQVANFSAIRQSLNKHRNHWRSQHLDSNVTMPKSEDEEGWKKFCLGERAYSEIDALSDNENLGIDYLKVGFPPLLSIVSRMSQATVTSVLEYLTSWFGEKKFTPELGRWLYALLACLEKPLLPEAHSLIRQLARRCSEVRVLEHFSFRRTRMKNRYQL
- the GEMIN2 gene encoding gem-associated protein 2 isoform X3, which gives rise to MEPGMEELMPRLLPVDDCDLSEDFDPTVPPRTPQEYLKRVQIEAARCPDVVVAQIDPKKLRKKQTVNISISGCQPAPEGYAPTLKWQQQQVANFSAIRQPKSEDEEGWKKFCLGERAYSEIDALSDNENLGIDYLKVGFPPLLSIVSRMSQATVTSVLEYLTSWFGEKKFTPELGRWLYALLACLEKPLLPEAHSLIRQLARRCSEVRVLEENKNEEQISALNLIICLVSRYFDQRDLADEPS
- the GEMIN2 gene encoding gem-associated protein 2 isoform X4, which translates into the protein MEPGMEELMPRLLPVDDCDLSEDFDPTVPPRTPQEYLKRVQIEAARCPDVVVAQIDPKKLRKKQTVNISPKSEDEEGWKKFCLGERAYSEIDALSDNENLGIDYLKVGFPPLLSIVSRMSQATVTSVLEYLTSWFGEKKFTPELGRWLYALLACLEKPLLPEAHSLIRQLARRCSEVRVLEENKNEEQISALNLIICLVSRYFDQRDLADEPS
- the GEMIN2 gene encoding gem-associated protein 2 isoform X1, whose amino-acid sequence is MEPGMEELMPRLLPVDDCDLSEDFDPTVPPRTPQEYLKRVQIEAARCPDVVVAQIDPKKLRKKQTVNISISGCQPAPEGYAPTLKWQQQQVANFSAIRQSLNKHRNHWRSQHLDSNVTMPKSEDEEGWKKFCLGERAYSEIDALSDNENLGIDYLKVGFPPLLSIVSRMSQATVTSVLEYLTSWFGEKKFTPELGRWLYALLACLEKPLLPEAHSLIRQLARRCSEVRVLEENKNEEQISALNLIICLVSRYFDQRDLADEPS